CAGCGGTGATTGATTTTGTAACTGTCCCTTTTTCATTAACTGATGCTGAATAAATTTTTGATCTGTCGCCAGTCGCTCTAGGTCATTATCGACAGATTGGTAGATCGATGTTTGAACTAATTGGAACACAATAACACCTAAAATTAGAAAAATGCTGGCAAAGGAAACTAAATTCATCAAGAAATAATTGATGCGCTGCCTTTTGTTGAGTTGTTTATTCATGAGCATGACCTTCAGGTACGTCAAAGAGATAGCCTACATTTCGTAATGTTTTGATCCAACTATCCAGTCCGAACGGCTTCATATTTTTTCTCAGGTTACTCATATAAACCTCAACAACAGTTAATGTTGTATCTGACTGGAATCCCCAAATTCGATCAAAAAGCTGATCTTTAGTAATAATTCTCCCGCGATTTTGCATAAGATAGTGAAGCAGATCAAACTCTTTTCCTTGAAGAACTAGATCCTGCTCTTTGAAGCTTACTTGACGGTTATCTGGATCTAAACGTAAATCTGCCACTACTAACTCATTCTTCCCGTTCATTCCTAAAGAACGTCTCGCCAACGCTTGAACACGAAGTAGTAACTCCTCACGGTGAAAGGGCTTTGTCAGATAGTCATCTCCACCATTTTTAAATCCATTTACTTTATCTTCTAAACCATCTTTAGCAGTCAAAATAAGAACTGGCGTATAAATATTTTTTTTGCGTAATGCTGTCAGAACTTGCTCTCCAGACATTAACGGCAACATCAAATCCAAAACGATTAGATCATAAATT
This sequence is a window from Enterococcus wangshanyuanii. Protein-coding genes within it:
- a CDS encoding response regulator transcription factor; the encoded protein is MLKILLVEDDEILSDSILEILSEIGEIDQVYDGEEALYEGERGIYDLIVLDLMLPLMSGEQVLTALRKKNIYTPVLILTAKDGLEDKVNGFKNGGDDYLTKPFHREELLLRVQALARRSLGMNGKNELVVADLRLDPDNRQVSFKEQDLVLQGKEFDLLHYLMQNRGRIITKDQLFDRIWGFQSDTTLTVVEVYMSNLRKNMKPFGLDSWIKTLRNVGYLFDVPEGHAHE